One SAR202 cluster bacterium DNA window includes the following coding sequences:
- a CDS encoding YjbQ family protein produces MSTLKVKPVQVPQRISSTEEKMRVQVFSLKLEAKDAPEFIDITDHVKNCLTQAGVKNGVVTIFSRHTTAAIRLNENEPLLIEDMKRFLERMAPRNGDYKHNDFTIRTVNMTENECPNGHAHCQQLLLSTSETIPIINGALQIGRWQRVFMVELDRPRPREVLVQVMGG; encoded by the coding sequence ATGAGCACACTCAAAGTTAAGCCTGTCCAGGTACCCCAGCGGATATCCAGCACAGAAGAGAAGATGCGAGTGCAAGTCTTCTCGCTAAAGCTGGAGGCCAAGGACGCCCCTGAGTTTATCGACATTACGGACCACGTGAAGAATTGCCTGACGCAGGCTGGGGTCAAGAACGGCGTCGTGACGATTTTTTCACGTCATACCACAGCGGCTATAAGATTAAACGAAAACGAGCCTCTATTAATCGAGGATATGAAGCGCTTCCTGGAACGTATGGCGCCTAGAAATGGCGACTACAAGCACAACGATTTCACCATACGCACAGTAAATATGACTGAGAACGAATGCCCAAACGGCCATGCCCACTGCCAGCAGCTTCTCTTAAGCACGAGCGAGACTATTCCTATTATCAACGGCGCTCTGCAAATAGGGCGGTGGCAGCGTGTCTTTATGGTAGAGCTAGACAGACCCCGCCCCAGGGAGGTGCTGGT
- the shc gene encoding squalene--hopene cyclase, with protein MTITQNKIEAQLKAQLDITVQRAQGYMLKIQHEQGYWWGELESNPTMEAEYVMLCHLLGVNNPERKRKIANYILSRQQPDGSWVQYFDAPGNLSTSVECYFALKLCGLSADAAPMMKARQFILSKGGVPQTRIFTRIWLAMLGQYDWKGLPVMPPEMVLLPSWLPFNIYEFSSWARATIVPMCIILTDRPVSPVPPQAAIRELYPVVKEQTKTSLSIPRPTDPWRALFYSADRFLRLYEKAPVKIGRETAKRMAAQWIVEHQEADGSWGGIQPPWVYSLIALKHLGYTLEHPVMNAGLQGFETFAIEEENTWRVQACVSPVWDTCLALTAMLESGMSAESDEMQRPTRWLIARQILRKGDWAVKSPKTPPGGWAFEFANDNYPDVDDVAEVLIALEWARLTGEEDQRRRNAIDLGVRWVFGLQSKNGGWAAFDKDNNRALMSKIPFADFGETLDPPSVDVTAHVLEALGRLGFNKEHPAVAKAYKFIRDEQEEDGSWFGRWGVNYIYGTGAVLPALQAIGEDMTLPYIRKAVDWVKSHQNDDGGWGESCGSYVDFALRGTGPSTPSQTAWALLSLLASCENGSISVARGIEYLCRTQKGDGTWDEPHYTGTGFPGYGVGQRLKRLPKPGEEAYQGLDMENAFMINYHLYRHYWPLTALGRFKRTYKE; from the coding sequence ATGACAATCACACAAAATAAAATTGAAGCGCAGCTAAAGGCCCAATTGGATATTACTGTCCAGAGGGCCCAAGGCTACATGCTTAAAATTCAGCATGAGCAGGGTTACTGGTGGGGAGAACTGGAGTCCAATCCCACCATGGAAGCCGAATATGTCATGCTCTGCCATCTGCTGGGTGTGAATAACCCGGAGCGAAAAAGGAAAATTGCCAACTATATTTTGAGCCGACAGCAACCGGATGGCTCCTGGGTGCAATATTTCGACGCGCCGGGCAATCTAAGCACTTCGGTCGAATGCTACTTCGCCCTTAAGCTCTGCGGCCTTTCCGCCGATGCCGCTCCGATGATGAAGGCAAGGCAATTCATTCTATCTAAAGGTGGCGTGCCCCAAACCAGAATTTTCACTCGGATCTGGCTGGCCATGCTGGGACAGTACGACTGGAAGGGCCTGCCGGTGATGCCGCCGGAGATGGTCTTACTTCCCAGTTGGCTGCCCTTTAACATATATGAATTTTCCAGCTGGGCCAGAGCAACTATTGTGCCTATGTGCATAATTCTTACCGACCGACCCGTTAGTCCCGTGCCTCCACAGGCTGCTATTAGGGAACTTTATCCTGTTGTCAAAGAGCAAACTAAGACATCCCTATCGATACCCAGACCTACAGACCCCTGGAGAGCGCTATTTTATAGCGCCGACCGTTTCCTCAGGTTATATGAGAAGGCCCCGGTGAAAATCGGACGCGAGACAGCGAAAAGGATGGCCGCCCAGTGGATAGTGGAGCACCAGGAAGCCGACGGCTCTTGGGGCGGCATTCAGCCACCATGGGTCTACTCGCTTATTGCTTTGAAACACTTAGGCTACACATTGGAACACCCGGTAATGAACGCTGGACTCCAAGGATTTGAGACCTTTGCTATTGAAGAAGAGAATACTTGGAGGGTCCAAGCATGTGTGTCACCTGTATGGGATACATGCCTGGCTCTGACGGCTATGCTGGAATCCGGGATGTCGGCAGAAAGCGACGAAATGCAGAGGCCAACCCGCTGGCTCATCGCGCGCCAGATTCTGCGGAAGGGCGACTGGGCCGTGAAGTCCCCGAAGACACCGCCCGGCGGGTGGGCTTTTGAGTTCGCCAACGACAATTATCCTGACGTGGATGACGTGGCGGAGGTGTTGATTGCCCTGGAGTGGGCCCGCTTGACAGGTGAGGAGGACCAGCGGCGCCGCAACGCTATAGATTTGGGGGTACGGTGGGTCTTCGGGCTGCAGAGCAAGAATGGCGGCTGGGCGGCCTTCGACAAGGATAACAATCGGGCTTTAATGAGCAAGATACCGTTTGCGGACTTCGGCGAGACTTTAGACCCGCCAAGCGTGGATGTGACGGCGCATGTGCTGGAAGCATTAGGCAGACTTGGCTTCAATAAGGAACATCCCGCAGTGGCGAAAGCGTACAAGTTCATACGAGACGAGCAAGAGGAGGATGGCTCCTGGTTCGGGCGATGGGGCGTTAACTATATCTATGGCACGGGGGCTGTACTCCCCGCCTTGCAGGCAATCGGGGAAGATATGACTCTGCCATATATCCGTAAAGCGGTTGATTGGGTCAAATCCCACCAGAATGATGACGGGGGCTGGGGAGAGAGCTGCGGCTCTTATGTAGACTTCGCACTCAGAGGCACGGGGCCTAGTACGCCGTCACAGACGGCCTGGGCGTTGCTGTCGCTTTTAGCTTCCTGCGAGAACGGCAGCATTTCGGTTGCGCGAGGCATCGAATACCTATGCAGGACACAGAAGGGTGACGGCACCTGGGACGAACCTCATTACACTGGCACCGGGTTTCCGGGGTACGGTGTCGGTCAAAGATTGAAGCGCCTGCCGAAACCCGGCGAGGAAGCCTACCAAGGCCTGGATATGGAAAATGCCTTCATGATCAACTATCACCTGTATCGACATTACTGGCCCTTGACAGCTCTGGGAAGATTTAAGAGGACTTATAAAGAGTAG
- a CDS encoding NAD-dependent epimerase/dehydratase family protein — MKVLVTGATGFIGGNLARSLTAKGYQVRALARPRSSTLTLENTGVEIVQGDLENRESLARALKGCQAVFHCAALYTFWSRDPKEVYRVNVDGTKTLLQEALAAGAEKVVYTSTVSTIGLAKGAEGTEEMQPAWKDLKGHYKRSKWLGEQEALKMNSSGLPVVVVNPTAPVGPWDVKPTPTGGIIRDFLRRRLPAYVNTGMNLVDVEDVAIGHILAMERGRPGHRYILGHQNMTLKEMLDLLAKITGLKGPRFRAPLGPLIGLSRLDYWAEGKLLRRQPILPLEGLLVAQKPMYVSSGKAVRELGMPQSPIEGALGKAVRWFKEYGRA; from the coding sequence GTGAAAGTATTGGTTACGGGGGCTACAGGTTTTATCGGTGGGAATTTGGCGAGGTCCTTAACTGCTAAGGGTTACCAGGTAAGGGCTCTGGCAAGGCCTCGCAGCAGCACCTTAACACTTGAGAATACCGGGGTGGAGATAGTCCAGGGAGACTTAGAGAACAGGGAGTCTCTTGCCAGGGCACTGAAAGGGTGTCAAGCGGTCTTCCACTGCGCGGCCCTGTACACCTTTTGGAGCCGTGACCCAAAGGAGGTCTACAGGGTGAATGTAGACGGCACTAAGACCCTCCTACAGGAGGCGCTGGCCGCGGGCGCTGAGAAGGTAGTGTATACCAGCACCGTTTCGACAATAGGTCTAGCAAAGGGCGCTGAAGGAACCGAGGAGATGCAGCCGGCATGGAAAGACTTGAAGGGCCATTACAAACGTTCCAAATGGCTTGGAGAGCAGGAGGCCCTGAAGATGAACTCCTCAGGTCTCCCGGTGGTGGTGGTGAATCCCACGGCGCCCGTAGGACCGTGGGATGTGAAGCCTACGCCAACCGGGGGCATTATTCGAGACTTCCTGCGGCGGCGCCTTCCAGCGTATGTGAACACAGGCATGAACCTGGTCGACGTAGAAGACGTAGCCATAGGCCATATTCTAGCCATGGAAAGGGGCAGACCTGGCCATCGGTACATACTGGGTCATCAAAACATGACCCTGAAGGAGATGCTTGACCTGTTGGCGAAGATTACAGGACTGAAAGGGCCAAGATTCCGCGCACCATTGGGGCCCCTGATAGGCCTTTCGCGGCTGGACTACTGGGCTGAAGGAAAATTACTTAGGAGACAACCCATATTGCCTCTAGAAGGATTACTGGTGGCCCAAAAGCCTATGTATGTCAGCTCAGGCAAGGCAGTCAGGGAACTAGGGATGCCTCAAAGCCCTATAGAGGGTGCCCTGGGGAAGGCAGTGAGGTGGTTTAAGGAATACGGGAGAGCTTAG
- the hpnH gene encoding adenosyl-hopene transferase HpnH, producing MELSLRLASYMLSQKLKGRRRFPLVTMLEPLEMCNLSCVGCGRIREYKAVMSKMMPVEEAIRAAEQSGAPIISIAGGEPTIHPQIHEIINELVNRKYFVYCCSNGLLMERVIKKIRPSKYFCWVIHMDGMEEKHDESVARKGVFKKAVDGIKLALEEGYRVCTNTTIFRGSDVDDLHEMFRMLTAMGVEGCMVSPGYDYQSISDREQFLLREESKTVFKKILDPEKTKDIRFYNNPLYLNFLRGEREYQCTAYSNPTYTVEGWRLPCYPLADAHVKNVSEVMKEEVWEKYGVGKDPRCANCMMHCGFESATIFNAIGNPRDWLTLIKTGAVSKSGIGAS from the coding sequence ATGGAGCTTTCCCTCCGTCTTGCTTCCTATATGCTGAGTCAGAAACTTAAGGGGCGAAGGCGCTTTCCCCTGGTAACTATGTTGGAGCCTCTGGAGATGTGCAACCTCTCCTGTGTAGGATGCGGCCGCATCCGAGAATATAAGGCCGTGATGAGCAAGATGATGCCGGTGGAGGAGGCTATAAGGGCGGCGGAACAGTCGGGAGCCCCGATTATATCCATCGCCGGCGGGGAGCCCACCATACATCCTCAGATCCACGAGATCATAAACGAGCTGGTAAATCGAAAGTATTTCGTCTACTGCTGTTCCAACGGCCTGCTGATGGAACGGGTGATAAAAAAGATAAGGCCGTCCAAGTACTTCTGCTGGGTCATCCACATGGACGGAATGGAGGAGAAGCACGACGAGTCAGTTGCTAGGAAGGGCGTGTTCAAGAAAGCCGTGGATGGTATTAAGCTGGCGCTGGAGGAGGGTTATCGAGTTTGCACCAACACGACAATCTTTCGCGGCAGCGACGTTGATGACCTGCACGAGATGTTCCGAATGCTCACCGCCATGGGTGTTGAGGGCTGCATGGTGTCGCCTGGATATGACTATCAGTCGATAAGCGATCGGGAGCAGTTCCTGCTGCGCGAGGAATCCAAGACAGTCTTTAAGAAGATCCTGGACCCGGAGAAGACCAAGGATATCCGGTTCTATAACAACCCTCTATACCTCAACTTCTTGAGAGGAGAGCGGGAATACCAGTGCACCGCCTACTCCAATCCAACCTACACCGTCGAAGGTTGGCGGCTTCCGTGCTATCCCCTTGCCGACGCGCACGTTAAAAATGTGTCGGAGGTCATGAAGGAAGAGGTCTGGGAAAAGTACGGCGTGGGGAAGGACCCGCGGTGCGCAAACTGCATGATGCACTGCGGCTTTGAGTCCGCCACCATATTCAACGCCATCGGCAATCCGAGGGACTGGCTCACGCTCATTAAGACCGGCGCGGTAAGCAAGAGCGGCATAGGCGCCAGCTAA
- a CDS encoding polyprenyl synthetase family protein produces MTPSSTARRPLPGLFTRYGAQVQQELYFMLPKTGFEMDRVLQYHMGWRNEQGEALDTPEGQGKALRPALCLFGCHALGGDWNKALPAAAALEFIHNFSLIHDDIQDGDIERRHRPTVWYLWGPGKALVSGDAMHCLAYQTAMGLKEKGITQERALRVSQSLVESSLAMIEGQCMDLDFENNLTISQNQYLDMIRRKTGALITCSVQIGALLGSEDPSHEEAFIEYGVRLGRIFQVKDDMLGIWGYEHQTGKSAGNDIRRRKKSYPIVYALENARPKARNEMAAIYQKKSLSEGDVENVLAVLEECGARRQAQSLIEAEASSGLRSLEGLPLHAWAKQEAEELIDFLVNREY; encoded by the coding sequence ATGACGCCTTCATCTACTGCCCGTCGGCCCCTGCCAGGCCTGTTCACTCGTTACGGAGCGCAGGTGCAGCAGGAACTTTACTTTATGCTTCCCAAAACAGGCTTTGAAATGGACAGGGTCCTGCAATACCACATGGGATGGAGGAATGAGCAGGGTGAAGCGCTGGATACGCCAGAAGGGCAAGGCAAGGCGCTGCGACCTGCCCTTTGCCTTTTCGGATGCCACGCTTTGGGCGGCGACTGGAATAAGGCTCTGCCCGCCGCGGCGGCCCTGGAATTTATTCACAACTTCTCGCTTATACATGACGACATTCAGGACGGTGATATTGAACGGAGGCATCGTCCAACCGTTTGGTACTTGTGGGGACCTGGAAAGGCCCTGGTGTCCGGTGACGCAATGCACTGCCTTGCCTATCAAACCGCCATGGGGCTAAAGGAGAAGGGGATTACCCAGGAAAGGGCCCTCCGAGTCTCGCAAAGCCTGGTGGAAAGCAGCCTGGCAATGATAGAAGGCCAGTGCATGGACCTGGACTTTGAAAATAACTTGACCATAAGCCAGAACCAGTATTTGGATATGATCCGGCGAAAGACGGGGGCTTTGATTACTTGCAGCGTTCAGATCGGCGCCCTGCTGGGCAGCGAGGACCCATCTCACGAAGAGGCGTTTATCGAATACGGAGTCCGCTTAGGCAGAATTTTCCAAGTCAAAGACGACATGTTGGGTATATGGGGATACGAGCACCAGACAGGAAAGTCAGCCGGAAACGACATCAGACGACGCAAGAAGTCTTACCCGATTGTTTACGCTTTGGAAAACGCCAGGCCTAAGGCCCGCAATGAGATGGCTGCTATATATCAGAAAAAATCCTTAAGCGAGGGAGATGTAGAGAATGTGCTGGCGGTTCTTGAGGAATGCGGGGCCCGCCGGCAAGCGCAATCACTAATAGAAGCTGAGGCTTCCTCAGGACTTCGGTCATTAGAAGGCTTGCCTCTCCATGCGTGGGCAAAGCAGGAAGCCGAAGAATTAATCGATTTCTTGGTAAACCGAGAATACTAG
- a CDS encoding (Fe-S)-binding protein — protein MVPPDSIFGSINTWVGVYLALAAALAASGHFLYHRVIKLILLGRRDLRFDQPLKRLFNFLLITPGQKKVLQRFSLKDKSGLGHVIIFYGFLSFLLSYVIFIFGDSVWRDFSKTLLTETGAQVYAMYLDIMAGAILFALAWAFLRRWVAKPHRLSFDLTRAKDAVIIVALIATLMVSTLLTEAFYVAKGGVGPESKVIIGGAIGDWFVDLGIGFHTANTFHGLFWWLHLLTILGFGIYIQFSKHMHMMAAPVNSFFKSLKPSSVMDPIDLEKAEHFGAGRVQDLTWKQLLDGYACAVCGRCTASCPAHLTGKVLSPMHIVENTKDYLLEFGPVVARGQEPPADKPLIGHAVSEEAIWDCVTCGACMEECPVQVEHVPTIMDMRRNLVLEQSKLPPTAMDALMSMEQRGHPWRGSQFSRIDWAKGLDVKTIAEKPSAEVLFWVGCTAALEQKSQRIARAMARVLLRAGIDFAILGDEERCTGDPARRMGNEYLFQTLAAQNVAAFQKYSVKTVVTTCPHCFNTLRNEYPQLGLSSNVQVLHYTQFVDSLIKDGKLKPVKAINETVAYHDSCYLGRHNGIYDQPRDIAKAIPGLKLVEMGERCRERGFCCGAGGGHLWIEQSRGTRINHARTEHFLATGAKTVGVSCPYCLQMLEEGVESKGKSGERKVRDVLELLADSVEG, from the coding sequence ATGGTTCCTCCTGATAGTATCTTTGGTTCTATAAATACCTGGGTGGGCGTTTATCTAGCCCTTGCCGCCGCTCTGGCAGCCTCAGGCCATTTCCTGTACCACCGCGTAATCAAACTTATCCTCCTTGGCCGAAGGGACCTGCGATTCGACCAGCCCCTCAAACGTCTTTTTAACTTCCTGCTCATCACTCCCGGCCAGAAAAAAGTCCTTCAGCGGTTCTCGCTTAAAGATAAGTCGGGCCTGGGTCACGTTATCATCTTCTATGGCTTCCTTTCCTTCCTTCTCAGCTACGTCATCTTCATCTTTGGCGATTCCGTTTGGCGGGACTTCTCCAAAACCCTGCTGACTGAGACCGGCGCCCAGGTCTACGCCATGTACCTTGACATAATGGCTGGCGCTATATTATTCGCCTTGGCCTGGGCTTTCCTACGTCGATGGGTGGCCAAGCCCCACCGGCTCAGCTTTGACCTCACCAGGGCCAAGGACGCCGTTATAATAGTCGCCCTCATCGCCACCCTAATGGTATCTACCCTTCTGACTGAGGCCTTTTACGTCGCCAAGGGTGGAGTTGGCCCGGAGTCCAAGGTTATCATAGGCGGCGCCATAGGCGATTGGTTCGTTGATTTGGGTATAGGCTTCCATACCGCCAATACTTTCCACGGTCTCTTCTGGTGGCTCCATCTGCTGACTATTCTGGGCTTCGGCATATATATCCAATTCTCGAAGCATATGCATATGATGGCAGCCCCGGTAAACTCGTTCTTTAAGTCTCTCAAGCCTTCGAGTGTGATGGATCCTATCGACCTGGAAAAAGCCGAGCATTTCGGCGCAGGCAGAGTCCAAGACCTCACCTGGAAGCAGCTCCTGGACGGCTACGCCTGCGCCGTCTGCGGCCGATGCACCGCGTCATGCCCGGCCCACCTGACAGGCAAGGTCCTTTCGCCCATGCATATCGTTGAGAACACTAAAGATTACTTATTGGAGTTCGGACCTGTAGTAGCCAGGGGACAGGAGCCGCCAGCCGACAAACCTCTCATTGGGCATGCTGTGTCGGAAGAAGCCATCTGGGACTGTGTTACCTGCGGCGCATGCATGGAGGAGTGCCCGGTACAGGTGGAGCACGTGCCCACGATTATGGACATGCGCCGCAATCTGGTGCTCGAGCAGTCCAAGCTGCCCCCCACGGCTATGGACGCCCTTATGAGCATGGAGCAGCGAGGCCATCCGTGGCGCGGCAGCCAGTTCTCTCGTATTGACTGGGCCAAGGGCCTTGATGTTAAGACCATCGCGGAAAAGCCGAGTGCTGAAGTCCTTTTCTGGGTGGGCTGCACCGCCGCTCTAGAGCAGAAAAGCCAGCGCATCGCCCGCGCGATGGCGAGGGTACTCCTTCGCGCCGGCATTGACTTCGCCATCCTCGGCGACGAGGAGCGTTGTACCGGCGACCCGGCCCGTCGAATGGGCAACGAGTATCTTTTTCAGACTCTGGCCGCCCAGAACGTTGCTGCGTTCCAGAAATATAGCGTCAAAACGGTGGTGACTACTTGTCCTCACTGCTTCAATACCCTCCGCAATGAGTACCCTCAACTTGGACTCTCATCTAATGTTCAGGTGCTTCATTACACCCAGTTTGTTGACAGTCTGATAAAGGACGGCAAACTCAAGCCCGTCAAAGCCATCAACGAGACCGTTGCTTACCACGACTCCTGCTATTTAGGCCGGCATAACGGGATTTATGACCAGCCGCGCGACATCGCGAAAGCCATTCCAGGCTTAAAACTGGTGGAGATGGGGGAACGATGCCGTGAGCGGGGCTTCTGCTGCGGCGCCGGCGGCGGGCATCTATGGATTGAACAGAGCCGGGGCACGCGCATCAACCACGCCCGCACTGAACACTTTCTCGCTACGGGGGCTAAGACAGTGGGAGTCTCATGCCCTTACTGCCTTCAGATGCTTGAAGAGGGCGTTGAGTCAAAAGGCAAGTCGGGCGAGAGGAAGGTCCGTGACGTTCTGGAGCTCCTGGCAGACAGTGTGGAGGGTTAG
- a CDS encoding DUF4926 domain-containing protein, with amino-acid sequence MIRDLDIVVLNIDLPEHRLKRGDVGTVVLSHGAKGYEVEFTALDGETVVVVSVKSLDVRSIGRREIAHARSIE; translated from the coding sequence ATGATTAGAGACTTAGATATAGTAGTCTTAAATATTGACTTGCCTGAACACAGGCTGAAGAGGGGAGACGTCGGGACAGTAGTACTAAGTCACGGCGCCAAAGGTTATGAAGTTGAATTTACAGCTTTAGACGGTGAAACAGTAGTAGTGGTTTCAGTAAAGTCACTTGACGTTCGATCCATAGGACGCCGTGAAATAGCTCATGCCAGGTCTATAGAATAG